One region of Cydia pomonella isolate Wapato2018A chromosome 25, ilCydPomo1, whole genome shotgun sequence genomic DNA includes:
- the LOC133531622 gene encoding uncharacterized protein LOC133531622 isoform X2, whose amino-acid sequence MDNSLALTMENVLRNDTACRICLVQGEAMQALFVEGTGIIEQIEYCTGIRLLNEPTLPSHICPPCLTHLSIAHSFKSTCLSSHHTLHPHAQTLVNTDVKIERDDDWVKEERKSKRVKMKKEKEDRNKNRKPHQAREYIYTENNRTMYVNIGNSFTEPSIPSISSDRIPGDSVLREKTPKKRSKKGSADASNWEINRVKKARESGRAYLSQKRLKGIKVGFETRKERKMGPPCCSNLCRKSAKRRCDIIKDKDRKYCFNKFWGLNWTDKKQYIVDLVDVINCKKVNGESRRTKTIKYNLEVNNECWPVCKKMFLNTLSLGEKTVLGWLEKACEQAAMSNTN is encoded by the exons ATGGACAATAGCTTAGcgttaactatggaaaatgttttGAGAAACGATACAGCATGTAGAATATGCTTAGTTCAGGGCGAGGCCATGCAAGCCCTGTTTGTTGAAGGGACTGGTATCATTGAACAGATAGAATATTGTACTGGAATAAGA cTCCTCAACGAACCAACCCTACCCTCACACATCTGCCCCCCCTGCCTCACCCACCTCTCCATTGCGCACTCTTTCAAATCCACCTGTCTGTCGTCGCACCACACGCTCCACCCGCACGCGCAGACGCTAGTCAACACTGATGTCAAGATAGAACGAGACGATGATTGGGTGAAGGAGGAAAGGAAGAGTAAGAGGGTCAAGATGAAGAAGGAGAAAGAAGACAG aaataaaaacagaaaaccACACCAGGCTCGTGAATATATCTACACAGAAAACAATCGGACAATGTACGTAAATATTGGGAACAGTTTCACCGAACCAAGTATACCTTCGATCAGTTCCGACCGAATACCTGGCGACTCAGTCTTACGTGAGAAGACACCAAAGAAGAGATCCAAGAAGGGCTCCGCTGATGCCTCAAACTGGGAGATCAATAGAGTGAAGAAAGCTAGAGAATCCGGCAGAGCATATTTGAGTCAGAAGCGATTAAAAGGTATAAAAGTCGGGTTTGAAACTAGAAAGGAAAGAAAAATGGGACCGCCTTGCTGTTCTAACTTGTGTCGTAAAAGTGCGAAGCGAAGATGCgatattataaaagacaaagATAGAAAATACTGTTTTAACAAATTCTGGGGGCTAAATTGGACGGATAAAAAGCAGTACATAGTAGATTTAGTTGATGTAATTAACTGTAAAAAGGTGAATGGGGAGTCGAGAAGAACTAAGACTATAAAGTATAATTTGGAGGTCAATAATGAGTGCTGGCCGGTTTGTAAGAAGATGTTTTTGAATACGTTGAGTTTGGGCGAGAAGACGGTGTTGGGGTGGTTAGAAAAAGCTTGTGAGCAGGCAGCCATGAGTAACACGAATTGA
- the LOC133531621 gene encoding heat shock 70 kDa protein cognate 5: MLCATRVVGRKALECSGIGTDFYTQRNFSTILKSTAAPTVPIYQRHVQYRNKSDGVRGAVIGIDLGTTNSCVAVMEGKTPKVVENSEGSRTTPSHVAFTKEGERLVGMPAKRQAVTNSGNTFYATKRLIGRRFDDPEVQKDMKNLSYKVVKASNGDAWVQGTDGKVYSPSQIGAFVLVKMKETAEAYLNTGVKNAVITVPAYFNDSQRQATKDAGQISGLNVLRVINEPTAAALAYGMDKTDDKIIAVYDLGGGTFDISVLEIQKGVFEVKSTNGDTLLGGEDFDNVIVNFLVDEFKRDQGINLRKDAMAMQRLKEAAEKAKIELSGSLQTDINLPYLTMDASGPKHMNLKMTRSKLESLVGDLIKRTIAPCQKALQDAEVQRSDIGEVLLVGGMTRMPKVQSTVQEIFGRAPSRAVNPDEAVAVGAAVQGGVLAGDVTDILLLDVTPLSLGIETLGGVFTKLITRNTTIPTKKSQVFSTAADGQTQVEIKVHQGEREMAADNKLLGQFSLVGIPPAPRGVPQVEVTFDIDANGIVHVSARDKGTGKEQQIVIQSSGGLSKDEIENMVKAAEQFAAADKGRRERVEAANQAEGVLHDTETKMDEYKSQLPQDECDKLREEIAKLRELLANKDNADPEAIRTATGTLQQASLKLFEQAYKKMAAEREGQQPAGESQQQQEEKQEEKKN; this comes from the exons atGTTGTGCGCTACGCGGGTGGTTGGCCGAAAGGCTTTGGAGTGTTCTGGTATTGGTACGGACTTCTACACACAGAGAAATTTCAGCACAATCCTGAAAAGT ACCGCAGCCCCTACAGTGCCTATTTATCAGCGACATGTACAGTACAGAAACAA ATCCGATGGCGTCCGCGGCGCCGTCATCGGCATCGATTTGGGTACCACCAACTCCTGTGTGGCGGTCATGGAAGGCAAGACCCCCAAG GTGGTCGAAAACAGCGAAGGCTCCCGCACCACCCCCTCCCACGTCGCCTTCACCAAAGAGGGCGAGCGTCTGGTCGGCATGCCCGCCAAGCGCCAGGCCGTCACCAACAGCGGCAACACCTTCTACGCTACCAAACGTCTTATTGGGAGACGCTTTGATGACCCGGAGGTTCAGAAGGATATGAAGAATCTTTCTTACAAGGTTGTGAAGGCGTCTAATGGAGATGCGTGGGTCCAAG GAACCGACGGCAAAGTGTACTCCCCGAGCCAGATCGGCGCGTTCGTGCTGGTGAAGATGAAGGAGACCGCGGAGGCGTACCTCAACACGGGCGTGAAGAACGCCGTCATCACCGTGCCCGCCTACTTCAACGACTCGCAGCGACAGGCCACCAAGGACGCCGGCCAGATCTCCGGCCTCAACGTGCTGCGAGTCATCAACGAGCCCACGGCCGCCGCGCTGGCCTACGGCATGGACAAGACGGACGACAAaat TATCGCCGTATACGACTTGGGCGGCGGCACCTTCGATATCTCCGTGCTGGAGATCCAGAAGGGGGTGTTCGAGGTGAAGTCCACCAACGGAGACACGCTCCTCGGTGGCGAGGACTTTGACAACGTCATTGTCAACTTCCTAGTCGACGAGTTCAAACGTGAC CAAGGGATCAACCTCCGCAAGGACGCCATGGCCATGCAGCGGCTAAAGGAAGCGGCCGAGAAAGCCAAGATCGAGCTGTCGGGATCGCTGCAGACCGACATCAACCTGCCGTACCTCACCATGGACGCGTCTGGCCCCAAGCACATGAACCTCAAG ATGACCCGCTCAAAGTTGGAATCTCTAGTCGGAGACTTGATCAAGCGAACGATCGCGCCGTGCCAGAAGGCGCTGCAAGATGCTGAGGTCCAGCGATCTGATATTGGAGAGGTGCTTCTCGTCGGAGGCATGACCAGAATGCCAAAG GTCCAATCAACAGTCCAAGAGATCTTCGGGCGCGCGCCGTCGCGCGCCGTGAACCCCGACGAGGCGGTGGCCGTGGGCGCCGCCGTGCAGGGCGGCGTGCTGGCCGGCGACGTCACCGACATCCTGCTGCTCGACGTCACCCCGCTGTCGCTCGGCATCGAGACGCTCGGCGGCGTCTTCACCAAGCTCATCACTAGGAATACCACTATCCCCACTAAGAAGAGTCAAGTCTTCTCCACTG CGGCCGACGGCCAAACCCAAGTGGAAATCAAAGTCCACCAGGGCGAGCGCGAGATGGCGGCGGACAACAAGCTGCTCGGGCAGTTCTCGCTGGTGGGCAtcccgcccgcgccgcgcggcGTGCCGCAGGTGGAGGTCACGTTCGACATCGACGCCAACGGCATCGTGCACGTGTCCGCGCGGGACAAGGGCACCGGCAAGGAGCAGCAGA TTGTAATCCAGTCATCCGGCGGTCTATCGAAAGACGAGATCGAGAACATGGTGAAGGCGGCCGAGCAGTTCGCCGCGGCCGACAAGGGCCGGCGCGAGCGCGTCGAGGCCGCCAACCAGGCCGAGGGCGTGCTACACGACACCGAGACCAAGATGGACGAGTACAAGAGCCAGCTACCGCAGGACGAG TGTGACAAGCTCCGTGAAGAGATCGCCAAGCTGCGTGAGCTGCTAGCCAACAAAGACAACGCCGACCCTGAAGCCATCCGCACCGCCACCGGCACCCTGCAGCAGGCTAGCCTCAAGCTCTTCGAGCAGGCCTACAAGAAG